A window from Pseudomonas campi encodes these proteins:
- a CDS encoding dipeptidase encodes MRKLPFALLAVAMIGAGVFFGLPSLLDRKMNSVATPAPYPASESASKLHQTLFVADLHDDALLWQRDLLERHTYGHSDLPRLLEGRVGLQVFSTVTKTPRGLNYQSNGSDSDNITLLAMAQRWPRATWNSLLERALYQGQKLQQAATDSQGRLVLIRSRGDLQAFLKTWQQDPQHLAAILATEGLQPIEGKLENIDRLYDAGFRIAGLTHFFDNEVGGSAHGLEKGGLTPLGRQVIARLEEKRMLVDLAHASKALIDDVLKIATRPVLVSHTGVAGTCPGPRNLSDQHLQRIAATGGLIGIGYWDAAVCETSVGAIVRAIRYSADKVGVEHVALGSDFNGTVHTPFDTTGLAQITEGLQRAGFSQTDIAKVMGGNVQRLLLSTLPD; translated from the coding sequence ATGCGCAAGCTCCCCTTCGCCCTGCTCGCTGTTGCCATGATTGGTGCTGGCGTGTTCTTCGGCCTGCCCAGCCTGCTCGATCGCAAAATGAACAGTGTCGCCACACCAGCGCCCTACCCGGCCAGCGAGTCGGCCAGCAAACTGCACCAGACCCTGTTCGTCGCCGACCTGCACGATGACGCCCTGCTCTGGCAGCGCGATCTGCTCGAACGCCACACTTATGGTCACTCCGACCTGCCGCGTCTGCTCGAAGGACGTGTCGGCCTGCAGGTGTTCTCCACCGTGACCAAGACCCCACGCGGCCTCAACTACCAAAGCAACGGCAGCGACAGCGACAACATCACCCTGCTGGCCATGGCCCAGCGCTGGCCGCGGGCAACCTGGAACAGCCTGCTGGAACGGGCGCTGTACCAGGGACAGAAACTGCAACAGGCGGCCACCGACAGCCAGGGGCGCCTGGTATTGATCCGCAGCCGTGGCGACCTGCAGGCCTTCCTCAAGACCTGGCAGCAGGACCCGCAGCACCTGGCCGCGATCCTCGCCACCGAGGGACTGCAGCCCATCGAAGGCAAGCTGGAAAATATCGATCGCCTGTACGACGCCGGCTTTCGCATCGCAGGCCTGACTCACTTCTTCGACAACGAAGTCGGCGGCTCGGCCCACGGCCTGGAGAAAGGCGGCCTGACCCCGCTTGGCCGGCAGGTCATCGCCCGCCTGGAGGAAAAACGCATGCTGGTCGATCTGGCCCACGCGTCCAAGGCGCTGATCGACGACGTGCTGAAGATCGCCACCCGCCCCGTGCTGGTGTCCCACACCGGGGTCGCGGGCACCTGCCCCGGCCCACGCAACCTGAGCGACCAACACCTGCAGCGCATCGCCGCCACCGGCGGGCTGATCGGTATCGGCTACTGGGATGCCGCCGTCTGTGAAACCTCGGTCGGCGCCATCGTCCGCGCCATTCGCTACAGCGCCGATAAGGTCGGCGTCGAGCATGTGGCCCTGGGCTCCGACTTCAACGGCACGGTGCACACGCCGTTCGATACCACCGGCCTGGCGCAGATCACCGAAGGCCTGCAACGCGCCGGTTTCAGCCAGACCGACATCGCCAAGGTCATGGGCGGCAACGTGCAGCGTCTGCTGCTCAGCACCCTGCCGGATTAA
- a CDS encoding GGDEF domain-containing protein — translation MKNARWQPDALQLQHVRLFQNVASSSLDQLLREFRACELEAGEVLLSPFNRNQYLYLLLEGELKVFLGSLDNQPVSTLQPGECAGEISFIDNDHPSAYVVATSASLVLRLHHESLVNLFKQSPQLMQNLLELLCDRVRQGNRIILDSEQNANLDTLTGCFNRRWLEHVYTRESTRCAFNGQALCMLMLDVDHFKAYNDQHGHLAGDYALCLVAHTLRNQLRPKDSLARYGGEEFVILLPEIDVEEARSIGERLRQSLEQVSSFYSPVGILPGVTVSIGMAPMKPQDSLESLISRADSALYQAKQQGRNCLCG, via the coding sequence ATGAAAAACGCCCGCTGGCAGCCCGACGCGCTGCAACTGCAACATGTGCGACTGTTCCAGAATGTCGCCTCCAGCAGCCTCGACCAGCTGCTCAGGGAGTTTCGCGCCTGCGAATTGGAAGCAGGCGAAGTGCTGCTCTCGCCGTTCAACCGCAACCAGTACCTCTATCTGTTGCTCGAAGGCGAACTCAAGGTCTTCCTCGGCTCGCTCGACAATCAACCGGTGAGCACCCTGCAGCCCGGCGAGTGCGCCGGCGAAATCAGCTTCATCGACAACGACCATCCTTCCGCTTATGTCGTCGCCACCAGCGCGTCCCTGGTGCTGCGCCTGCATCACGAATCCCTGGTCAACCTGTTCAAGCAGTCGCCGCAACTGATGCAGAACTTGCTGGAATTGCTCTGCGACAGGGTGCGCCAGGGCAACCGGATCATTCTCGACAGCGAACAGAACGCCAACCTCGACACCCTCACCGGCTGCTTCAACCGGCGCTGGCTGGAGCATGTGTACACCCGCGAAAGCACCCGTTGCGCCTTCAATGGCCAGGCGCTGTGCATGCTCATGCTGGATGTCGACCACTTCAAGGCCTACAACGACCAGCATGGCCACCTCGCCGGCGATTACGCCCTGTGCCTGGTGGCCCACACCCTGCGCAACCAGTTGCGGCCGAAGGACAGCCTGGCGCGTTACGGCGGCGAAGAGTTCGTCATCCTGCTGCCGGAAATCGACGTGGAGGAAGCCCGCAGCATCGGCGAGCGCCTGCGCCAGAGCCTTGAGCAGGTGTCCTCGTTCTATTCGCCGGTCGGCATTCTGCCAGGCGTCACCGTATCCATCGGCATGGCGCCGATGAAGCCGCAGGACAGCCTGGAAAGCCTGATCTCACGTGCCGACAGCGCGCTGTATCAGGCCAAGCAGCAGGGCCGCAACTGCCTCTGCGGCTAA